One segment of Gammaproteobacteria bacterium DNA contains the following:
- a CDS encoding L,D-transpeptidase family protein yields MRSILYGILCWFGLVCLATAAAAPVAAESKVDVENPIVSELIAHLVVDIYEDWAEDLDWQRLRDFYLSKKFKPIWLDGDVASERARLWRDTLLRAGDEGLNPLEYHVTAIRYLWNAKRDVSRARLELLLTDAFFRYVIEARVGYQYPRLVDNEWYINPPTVKPLEVLEQVLGSQDIQAALDLIPPQHGGYQRLRTALARYRATLTVKGEWITIPPGPHLKLGSWGDQIVMVRRRLLHEGYPISSRPQDEKLFDRDMEQAVKLFQRHTGENPDGIVGPKTRYAMNLSLTDRIDQIAQNMERWRWLPHDMGSRYVMVNMAGYRLYVIEKNKSVFDMPVIIGKPYRATPAFADKIEYLEFNPTWSVPPRIAREEFLPKMIKDANFLKANNIRILENWGEDAAEIDPTAVDWAEMDPEDIGFKFEQMAGDHNSLGRVKFMFPNSFRVYLHDTPIRRLFFQNVRTFSSGCIRVSRPVSLATYLLGGRENGWSNREVRKLISRSETQRVNLPTKIPIYLLYWTAWVDDGDIVQFRRDIYNRDNKITTIAGGEFSGDNS; encoded by the coding sequence ATGCGATCAATTCTATACGGTATCCTGTGCTGGTTTGGCCTTGTATGCCTCGCGACAGCAGCGGCTGCGCCCGTTGCAGCCGAGTCCAAGGTCGATGTGGAAAATCCAATAGTCAGTGAGCTGATTGCCCACCTAGTCGTCGATATCTACGAAGACTGGGCAGAAGACCTTGATTGGCAGCGTCTACGCGATTTCTATCTGAGCAAAAAATTCAAGCCGATATGGCTCGATGGCGATGTCGCCTCTGAACGGGCACGACTCTGGCGAGATACCTTATTAAGGGCCGGCGACGAAGGCTTGAACCCCCTCGAATACCACGTTACAGCGATTCGTTATCTTTGGAATGCTAAAAGAGATGTGAGTAGAGCCCGGCTTGAGCTACTGCTTACCGATGCATTTTTCCGTTATGTCATCGAGGCTCGCGTTGGGTACCAGTATCCCCGGCTCGTTGACAACGAGTGGTATATCAATCCGCCCACGGTCAAACCGCTAGAGGTGCTCGAACAAGTTCTTGGCAGCCAGGATATCCAGGCGGCATTGGATCTGATACCACCACAGCATGGTGGTTATCAGCGTTTGCGAACAGCGCTTGCACGCTACCGGGCGACATTGACAGTAAAGGGCGAGTGGATAACGATTCCGCCCGGTCCACATCTGAAGTTAGGATCTTGGGGAGATCAAATCGTCATGGTGAGGCGTCGTTTACTTCACGAAGGCTACCCGATTAGCTCAAGGCCTCAGGACGAAAAATTGTTTGATCGAGATATGGAGCAAGCAGTAAAGCTTTTCCAACGTCATACAGGAGAAAATCCTGACGGCATCGTAGGACCGAAGACACGCTACGCCATGAATTTGAGCCTCACCGACCGTATTGACCAGATCGCGCAAAATATGGAGCGTTGGCGCTGGCTACCTCATGATATGGGTAGTCGTTACGTCATGGTAAACATGGCTGGCTATCGCTTATATGTGATAGAGAAAAATAAATCCGTGTTTGATATGCCGGTCATTATTGGTAAACCGTATAGGGCTACACCTGCGTTTGCCGATAAGATTGAATATCTGGAGTTCAATCCAACCTGGAGCGTACCGCCGAGAATTGCGCGCGAGGAATTTTTACCAAAGATGATTAAGGATGCGAACTTCCTGAAAGCGAACAATATTCGAATTCTTGAAAACTGGGGTGAAGACGCGGCAGAAATCGACCCTACAGCTGTCGATTGGGCAGAGATGGACCCTGAAGATATTGGTTTCAAATTTGAGCAGATGGCCGGCGACCATAATAGTTTGGGACGCGTAAAATTTATGTTTCCTAATAGTTTTCGCGTTTACTTGCATGACACGCCGATTCGGCGACTGTTCTTCCAAAATGTTAGAACCTTTAGCTCAGGCTGTATACGCGTTTCGCGCCCGGTTTCTTTGGCTACCTATCTACTTGGCGGCAGAGAAAATGGGTGGAGCAATCGTGAAGTGCGCAAACTCATTTCGCGCAGTGAAACACAGCGTGTAAATCTACCAACCAAAATTCCTATTTATCTACTGTACTGGACTGCCTGGGTGGATGATGGGGATATCGTTCAGTTCAGACGAGACATCTATAACCGCGACAACAAAATCACTACCATAGCCGGTGGAGAATTCAGTGGGGACAATTCCTGA